A region of Massilia sp. KIM DNA encodes the following proteins:
- a CDS encoding threonine dehydratase: MSLPPLADLEQAALAVYAAMPPTPQYSWPLLNVALGIETWVKHENHGPAGAFKLRGGVVYMERLLRREPGVRGVAAATRGNHGQSIAFAARRHGLEATIVVPHGNSVEKNAAMRALGARLIEHGADFQESREHAYALADRERLHMVPSYHPDLVAGVASYWLELLRARPDLDLVLVPIGQGSGFAAAVAAREALGLKTRIVGVVSTHAPAYLLSYQAGRAIDAPVSTVLADGMACRTPDPVSLELVRRHADDVIAVSDDEVAQAMRLMYACTHNLAEGAGAAALAGALQLKREGRLGGVDRLGLPLTGANVDAALFSAVLATPEGPSGKVQ, from the coding sequence ATGTCCCTGCCCCCGCTCGCCGACCTCGAACAGGCCGCCCTCGCCGTCTATGCCGCGATGCCGCCCACGCCCCAGTACAGCTGGCCCCTGCTGAACGTGGCGCTCGGCATCGAGACCTGGGTCAAGCACGAGAACCACGGCCCGGCCGGCGCCTTCAAGCTGCGCGGCGGCGTGGTCTACATGGAGCGCCTGCTGCGGCGCGAACCCGGCGTGCGCGGCGTGGCCGCGGCCACCCGCGGCAACCACGGCCAGTCGATCGCCTTCGCGGCGCGCCGCCACGGGCTGGAAGCCACCATCGTGGTCCCGCACGGGAACAGCGTCGAAAAGAACGCCGCCATGCGCGCCCTGGGCGCGCGCCTGATCGAGCACGGCGCCGACTTCCAGGAGAGCCGCGAGCACGCCTATGCGCTGGCCGACCGCGAACGGCTGCACATGGTGCCCTCCTACCACCCCGACCTGGTGGCCGGCGTGGCCAGCTACTGGCTGGAGCTGCTGCGCGCCCGCCCCGATCTCGACCTGGTGCTGGTCCCTATCGGCCAGGGCTCCGGCTTCGCGGCGGCGGTGGCGGCGCGCGAGGCGCTGGGCCTGAAGACCCGGATCGTCGGCGTGGTGTCGACCCATGCCCCGGCCTACCTGCTCTCCTACCAGGCCGGGCGCGCCATCGATGCGCCGGTGAGCACGGTGCTGGCCGACGGCATGGCCTGCCGCACGCCCGATCCGGTGTCGCTGGAACTGGTGCGCCGCCACGCCGACGACGTGATCGCGGTGAGCGACGACGAGGTGGCGCAGGCGATGCGCCTGATGTATGCCTGCACCCACAACCTGGCCGAAGGCGCCGGCGCTGCGGCCCTGGCCGGCGCCCTGCAGCTCAAGCGCGAGGGGCGGCTGGGCGGGGTGGACAGGCTCGGGCTGCCGCTGACCGGGGCCAACGTCGACGCCGCCCTGTTCTCGGCGGTGCTGGCGACGCCCGAAGGGCCGTCCGGCAAAGTACAATAA
- a CDS encoding DMT family transporter yields the protein MSASTTCPAPTMQLDETRGMLLGLAGVAIFSLTLPFTRMAVAELDPAFVALGRALGAAVLAAAWLAFKRVPLPPRSALWPLALVAAGCIVGFPLLTSIALRTLPASHGALLVGVLPLMTALYAALRGYERPSAGFWLMALLGSGLVVAFALAQGGGTLHLADLLVFGAVAAAAVGYAEGGRLSRSMGGQEVICWALVLSAPAVLPLLLWLGGAQFATLHRVGPLAWSAFAYVTVFSMFIGFFFWYRGLALGGVARVGQVQLLQPFLSLLGAALLLGDALTLVNCLFALAVVGVVFAGRRMQVRH from the coding sequence ATGAGCGCCAGCACCACCTGCCCTGCCCCGACGATGCAGCTCGACGAAACCCGCGGCATGCTGCTCGGCCTGGCGGGCGTGGCCATCTTCAGCCTGACCCTGCCCTTCACCCGCATGGCGGTGGCCGAGCTCGACCCGGCCTTCGTGGCCCTCGGGCGGGCCCTGGGGGCGGCCGTGCTGGCGGCGGCCTGGCTGGCGTTCAAGCGCGTGCCGCTGCCGCCGCGCTCGGCCCTGTGGCCCCTGGCCCTGGTGGCGGCCGGCTGCATCGTCGGCTTTCCGCTCCTGACCTCGATCGCGCTGCGCACCCTGCCCGCCTCGCACGGCGCGCTGCTGGTCGGCGTGCTGCCGCTGATGACGGCCCTGTACGCGGCGCTGCGCGGCTACGAGCGCCCGTCCGCCGGCTTCTGGCTGATGGCCTTGCTGGGCTCCGGCCTGGTGGTCGCTTTCGCCCTGGCCCAGGGCGGCGGGACCCTGCACCTGGCCGACCTGCTGGTGTTCGGCGCGGTCGCGGCGGCCGCCGTCGGCTACGCGGAAGGCGGCCGCCTGTCGCGCAGCATGGGAGGCCAGGAAGTGATCTGCTGGGCGCTGGTGCTGTCGGCGCCGGCAGTGCTGCCGCTGCTCCTTTGGCTGGGCGGCGCGCAGTTCGCCACCCTGCACAGGGTCGGCCCGCTGGCCTGGAGCGCCTTCGCCTACGTCACCGTGTTCTCGATGTTCATCGGTTTCTTCTTCTGGTACCGTGGACTGGCGCTGGGCGGCGTGGCGCGCGTGGGCCAGGTGCAGCTGCTCCAGCCTTTCCTCAGCCTGCTCGGCGCGGCCCTGCTGCTGGGCGATGCCCTCACCCTGGTCAACTGCCTGTTCGCCCTGGCCGTGGTCGGCGTGGTGTTCGCCGGCCGCCGGATGCAGGTCCGTCACTGA